GCTTCTGATTGGTTTGCTTTAGCCCAACTAAGAGCTTTACTTACAGTCGTGCATTTTCTTCCGAACTTAACATTCCATCATCATAGGAGACCTTGATGCCTCacgttgttagcaattaacacTCTCATTTGAATATCTTGTATTTGTAGCTCTCTGCATTGCAACTTTGTAATTTTCCTAACAATCACATTTGAGCCCTAGCTGTCATCATGGTGTGGGTGAAGTGTAAGATTCAGCATAATTATTTTACAGAAATTCCTCTATCACGTTTTTGAAAAAGTGAAAATGTTTTCAAGCTTGATGCTTACGTTCATTCACAAAGATCCTCCGTTTCTCTCTTTcggaaaacaaaaacagaaacaaCAGCTGACTTTCACCCACCTTCTACTTCTCTTCTCCtatcatataattttttttttcggtAATTACCAATTTAGAGTGAACAATATCAATGTCGACGAACATTTGTAACTTTCGCTTTCCAGGTTGACTTGTTACCTAGAGTGCACAAAATCCCAACATTGGCGGACTTACAGGCTGCAGAAATGATGTCTTCTGTAAAAGCTTCTGGTACATGCACGTTGCCTTACTTGTTATTGTTAATTCTAATCAACAATTACGCATGGGACACATCTGCTTTGACCAATCCTGATGACGGTGTAAAATTGCATGTACAAGACAACCACGTGAGTAAATTTTACTTTtcgttttttattttctattagcATTCAATTTGTCGAAGTTCCGGAGTACTTTCTTGGTCATTCAAGAGTTTTTTTTATTGCTGTTTGTTGAAGGTGGTGATGGATAATGGGTTAGTTCAAGTGAATATATCTAATCCTTATGGATTAGTCACTGGAATTCAGTACAACGGTATGGATAACTTGCTAGAAAGCATGAATGAATTCAATCATGGAGGGTACGTATTTGAGCTATGCTACCCTTATTGATCAACTATATCACTTACTTCTGCATTTGATTTTGACCTTGACTTTTTTTGTTCTTGAATTAATTGTTGGATGTATAGGTACTGGGATCTGAGCTGGAGCCAAAGGGGAAACAAAGGAACATATTTTCTGTAAGTTAAAAGAAAACGATTTTCATGACCTTTTCTAAGTACCAAAAGTAGTGAACATTTGAATTCATGAAATGAAATGAGTTTTGCAGGATGAATGGAACTAGTTTTAATGTAATAGTTCAAAATGAAACTCAAGTTGAAATTTCGTTCACAAGAACATGGAATTCCTcggtttcatcatcttcttcacatataTCAGACAAAAACAACAGCACAGATTGGGCTCCCGTAAACTTTGACATAAGGTATGAACCGATCGATCCATCTATTTTTGTGTTGTTCTTCTTTGTGATGCTCAATACCAGTGGGAGATAGTTGGAATATCAGTGGTTAAATAATTTTGTACAACTTGCAGATATGTAATGTTAAAAGGTTCGTCAGGATTCTATACGTATGGCATCTATGAGCACGTAAATGGAATGCCAGATTTCAATCTCAATGGAACTAGGGTGGCCTTCAAGCTTCGTAAAGACAAGTAAGAAAACTAGCTAGCATGCTCGTATTCGTATTGACAACAACGTAAATAATTGCAGGATGGACAAATATAAATTCCTAACTTTGCTTTTGTTGTGGCGCGGTGGggatatacaaaatattaaggtTTCAATATATGGCTATAAGTAAGACACGACAAAGACGAATGCCACTGCCAGAGGATCGCGAACCACCAAGAGGCAAATTACTACAATTCAAAGAAGCAGCTCTTCTTGTAGACCCTGTTGACCGAGAACTAAAAGGCCAAGTACTTCAAATAATTGACTTGCTTGAATTATCCTGTTTGGGTTTGTGGTAATGAAGTTGTTACACAAAGTTTCAAGCATGCATTGTATTCTATGATGTGCAGGTGGATGACAAGTACATGTATGCACAAAATATTGAAGACATAAAGGTTCACGGGTGGGTTAGCTCTGACCCTCTAGTAGGTTTCTGGCATATTACACCGAGCGATGAATATCGAAGTGGTGGTCCTCTAAGGCAGGAACTCACCTCACATGTTGGTCCTCATTCTCTCACTGTAAGTTCTAAGCTAGCTTCCATTTACAATCTACCTATATGGACCCTTTTCCAATGCCAATCCTAGACTAGAATCAAGAATTGATTGCATTATCTACTCCTCATCACTCAGGTGTTTCTTAGTTCCCACTATATGGGCCAGGATAAGTTACCCATATTCGGAAATGGAGAACCTTGGAAAAAAGTGTATGGTCCGGTATTCCTATATCTTAATTCAGCTCCACCCAGTACAAATGAAAGCGCATTGTGGGACGACGCCAATGAACAGGTTTGGTTGTCTTTAGGGATTTACAACAAAACTGATCTTCGTTAATATTTCTCCTCACTAACTCAATCTGGAAATAAAAAtttatatttcttttcttttctttttagctcCAACAAGAAGCCCAGAAGTGGCCGTATAATTTCCTAGCTTCCACCGACTATCCTAGATCTGATCAAAGAGGCACAGTCAATGGAAAAATACTTGTCCGTGACAGGTATTTGCTTTTTTTAATCTAAAAATACAGTAGAGAATGTGCCTGAAATTATACATAA
Above is a genomic segment from Papaver somniferum cultivar HN1 chromosome 10, ASM357369v1, whole genome shotgun sequence containing:
- the LOC113316941 gene encoding uncharacterized protein LOC113316941 isoform X1, with the protein product MMSSVKASGTCTLPYLLLLILINNYAWDTSALTNPDDGVKLHVQDNHVVMDNGLVQVNISNPYGLVTGIQYNGMDNLLESMNEFNHGGYWDLSWSQRGNKGTYFLMNGTSFNVIVQNETQVEISFTRTWNSSVSSSSSHISDKNNSTDWAPVNFDIRYVMLKGSSGFYTYGIYEHVNGMPDFNLNGTRVAFKLRKDKFQYMAISKTRQRRMPLPEDREPPRGKLLQFKEAALLVDPVDRELKGQVDDKYMYAQNIEDIKVHGWVSSDPLVGFWHITPSDEYRSGGPLRQELTSHVGPHSLTVFLSSHYMGQDKLPIFGNGEPWKKVYGPVFLYLNSAPPSTNESALWDDANEQLQQEAQKWPYNFLASTDYPRSDQRGTVNGKILVRDRFVSMEDIPAVDAYVGLALPGEVGSWQTECKGYQFWTRAGPDGSFTIKNVHSGDYNLYAWVPGFIGNYKYGNLITVKAGMYTYITISLLLITSVLRWLTYTHPFIIKTGESIELDDDLVYEPPRNGTTLWEIGIPDRTAAEFFIPDVDPKYVNPLYLKKDRFRQYGLWEQYSVLYPKTDLVYTVNSSTYQKDWFYAQVTRKLGEKKYNSTTWQIKFNLDSVDEGTIYKLRVALASTHGAELQIRFNSLGTEIPHFTAQGLNKDNAIARHGIHGLYLLFNVDVKSDWLKDGENTIFLSQVRGKGPWESIMYDYIRLEAPAEDERKNAEARLSGDLTQTSVTLKHPH
- the LOC113316941 gene encoding rhamnogalacturonate lyase B-like isoform X2 — protein: MMSSVKASGTCTLPYLLLLILINNYAWDTSALTNPDDGVKLHVQDNHVVMDNGLVQVNISNPYGLVTGIQYNGMDNLLESMNEFNHGGYWDLSWSQRGNKGTYFLMNGTSFNVIVQNETQVEISFTRTWNSSVSSSSSHISDKNNSTDWAPVNFDIRYVMLKGSSGFYTYGIYEHVNGMPDFNLNGTRVAFKLRKDKFQYMAISKTRQRRMPLPEDREPPRGKLLQFKEAALLVDPVDRELKGQVDDKYMYAQNIEDIKVHGWVSSDPLVGFWHITPSDEYRSGGPLRQELTSHVGPHSLTVFLSSHYMGQDKLPIFGNGEPWKKVYGPVFLYLNSAPPSTNESALWDDANEQLQQEAQKWPYNFLASTDYPRSDQRGTVNGKILVRDRFVSMEDIPAVDAYVGLALPGEVGSWQTECKGYQFWTRAGPDGSFTIKNVHSGDYNLYAWVPGFIGNYKYGNLITVKAGESIELDDDLVYEPPRNGTTLWEIGIPDRTAAEFFIPDVDPKYVNPLYLKKDRFRQYGLWEQYSVLYPKTDLVYTVNSSTYQKDWFYAQVTRKLGEKKYNSTTWQIKFNLDSVDEGTIYKLRVALASTHGAELQIRFNSLGTEIPHFTAQGLNKDNAIARHGIHGLYLLFNVDVKSDWLKDGENTIFLSQVRGKGPWESIMYDYIRLEAPAEDERKNAEARLSGDLTQTSVTLKHPH